A single region of the Triticum dicoccoides isolate Atlit2015 ecotype Zavitan chromosome 2B, WEW_v2.0, whole genome shotgun sequence genome encodes:
- the LOC119362553 gene encoding uncharacterized protein LOC119362553, which yields MASPPWSDDLLGLFVAVLDAVCSSSWRSVASQPRSSPWSELPDEILNLVMAGLPNLADRARFQAVCRSWRASAPPPPQVPWMQTVLRSWQAVSCPPPRQRPWKWIDSACRRPSVPSHLPQRPWIVLPGGFYNHDGIYTYIRECTGHGSATGKQEYTPFKRSNINSSFPDSLRCVGSTDSWLALDYADDKNKIHTYFLHNPFSKEVVALP from the exons ATGGCGTCGCCGCCGTGGTCCGACGACCTTCTAGGTCTCTTCGTCGCCGTCCTCGACGCGGTGTGCTCTTCCAGCTGGCGCTCCGTTGCTTCTCAGCCGCGTTCTTCGCCGTGGTCGGAACTCCCAGACGAGATCCTAAATCTGGTGATGGCCGGCCTCCCTAACCTGGCAGATCGCGCTCGGTTCCAGGCGGTGTGTCGATCCTGGCGCGCCTCGGCTCCCCCTCCGCCGCAGGTGCCGTGGATGCAGACGGTACTGCGTTCCTGGCAAGCGGTTTCCTGCCCCCCTCCGCGGCAGCGGCCTTGGAAGTGGATCGACTCCGCGTGCCGCCGTCCGTCCGTCCCCTCACATCTGCCGCAGCGGCCTTGGATCGTGCTGCCCGGCGGCTTCTACAACCACGACGGTATCTACACTTACATCAGAGAGTGCACAGGACACGG GTCCGCCACTGGCAAACAGGAGTACACCCCGTTCAAACGCTCCAACATCAACAGCTCCTTCCCCGACAGCCTGCGATGCGTTGGCTCCACCGACAGCTGGCTCGCCCTCGACTACGCTGATGATAAGAACAAAATTCATACCTACTTCTTGCACAATCCTTTCTCTAAGGAAGTTGTGGCTCTCCCCTAG